From Faecalicatena sp. Marseille-Q4148:
ATTGCGGAAACAATCTATGAACGTCATACATTTCTGTCTTCCTGGCTGACACAGCTTGGTGTGCCTTCCGAAATCGCTTCGGAGGATGCCTGCCGGATTGAACACGTCATCAGTTCAGAAAGTTTTGAGGCATTGAAAAAGCATGTTTCCATGCATACAGATAAGCTATAATAATAACCCGCTGCTCAGAATAAAGACATCTGAATCAGCGGGTTGTTTTTTATTTATCAGTAACATTTTCTAGTAAAATGTTACTACATCATTCTTTGGCCGGTACGCCAGTTCAATCTCATCAAGTTCCAGCATCGGCGCTTCTCCATCTCTTGTCATGACTGTCTCATAGGTGACAGTCACTGTTACCCAGGAGCGTTTTTCATATGGGATTTCTTCCCTGCATTTACACAAAAATCCGAGAAACTTAATGTCTTCCTCACAGCATGTCATCACAAAACGTCCCGGCACAAATTCATTCTGTGCCAGTTTTTTCCCTTTGTATACCTGTGCAAGAAAACGGATTTTCTTTCCGCGATAGTGTTCCGGATGCTCCAGCGCATCAATATACCAGAGTCCGTAATCAATATCATCCACTTCAATCAGATCTTTCGTAATATCAAATGGAAGCGCTTCTTCTCCCTGCTCAAACGCTTCTCCGTTCTCACGCTCAAATACAATCTGTGCTTTCGCATTCATAACCTTAATACTGCGCCGGATCTTAGCCCAGTCTGTCTCATCGGTACAGCGATTCACAATTACCAGGTCTGATTGAAATACCTGTTCTAAAAACATCGTTCTCATATTTGTCAGATATAATTCTGCTGTCGTGGCATCTACGGTTGAATAAATCCCGGTAATCATCCAGCCTTGCGGCATCTCTGTCTCCAGAATTGTACTCATCTCCCATGTTCCATTATACTCAATCAGTACATGATCCGGATGATAATTGCGCCAGATTCCCATAAGAAACTCCTTGTTAAACTGTTCTTCTTCCTCCAACACAAGCGGAATGATATTTGCCTTTTTCAGAAGCGCCGGATCGAACGCTTCTTCTCCTTCTTCACAGAGGATAAGCACTGTCTGACGATACTCATCAAAATCCGAATGTTCCACCGCATCGATTATAAGAGACGTCTTTCCGCTATCTAAAAATCCGGTAAAAATATCTACTGCTGTCTCCATATCTTCTCTCCTACAGTCTGTCCAGTGCTTCTTCATTCAGCTTTGTTCCGATCACACAGATCTTTCCTGTGTAGTCCGGATGTCCGTCCCGGATTTCATACTCCTGCGGTACATAATCAAATTCAATCCAATTTCCTTCCGT
This genomic window contains:
- a CDS encoding GTPase gives rise to the protein METAVDIFTGFLDSGKTSLIIDAVEHSDFDEYRQTVLILCEEGEEAFDPALLKKANIIPLVLEEEEQFNKEFLMGIWRNYHPDHVLIEYNGTWEMSTILETEMPQGWMITGIYSTVDATTAELYLTNMRTMFLEQVFQSDLVIVNRCTDETDWAKIRRSIKVMNAKAQIVFERENGEAFEQGEEALPFDITKDLIEVDDIDYGLWYIDALEHPEHYRGKKIRFLAQVYKGKKLAQNEFVPGRFVMTCCEEDIKFLGFLCKCREEIPYEKRSWVTVTVTYETVMTRDGEAPMLELDEIELAYRPKNDVVTFY